In a genomic window of Atribacterota bacterium:
- a CDS encoding V-type ATP synthase subunit D — protein sequence MKLAVNPNRMELLRLKKRLLLAKRGYKLLKDKRDALIQKFIQLVYENKKTREDFEKEMKNCMESFLTASFSFGNNDLDAILLFPKRSTRVKTTYKNMMSVQVPNYKIIEEGELYTYGMANKFPSLDSAIKKYKNVIPLMVRMAELDKTIVLLTEEIEKTRRRVNALEYVMIPNLEETIKFITMKLDEMARSNNSALMRIKEMIRGE from the coding sequence ATGAAATTAGCAGTAAACCCCAATAGGATGGAACTGTTGAGACTAAAAAAAAGACTATTGCTTGCAAAAAGAGGTTATAAATTATTAAAAGACAAAAGGGATGCTCTTATACAAAAATTCATTCAATTAGTTTATGAAAATAAAAAAACGAGAGAAGACTTTGAAAAAGAGATGAAAAATTGTATGGAAAGCTTTTTAACTGCCAGTTTTTCTTTTGGTAATAATGATTTGGATGCAATCTTGTTATTTCCCAAAAGAAGTACAAGAGTTAAAACAACCTACAAAAATATGATGAGTGTTCAAGTTCCAAATTATAAAATTATTGAGGAAGGGGAATTGTATACATATGGGATGGCAAATAAATTTCCAAGTTTAGATAGTGCAATTAAAAAATATAAAAACGTTATTCCGCTAATGGTGAGAATGGCCGAATTAGACAAGACAATTGTGCTACTAACAGAAGAAATAGAGAAAACAAGAAGGAGAGTTAATGCATTAGAATATGTTATGATACCAAATCTTGAAGAGACAATAAAATTTATAACGATGAAACTAGATGAAATGGCAAGATCAAACAATTCTGCATTAATGCGTATAAAAGAAATGATACGTGGTGAATAA
- a CDS encoding lysophospholipid acyltransferase family protein — protein MFYKIARFIGYILSLLFWPIEIRGGNDFHHNGPLILAANHVSYLDPIALAIAFKRQIYFLAKKEVFDNPFLGLIVKGLGAIPVDRKNVSPVTIKKTYSILKNGNVLGIFPEGTRSLNGELLDFNKGMIKIALKTSSPIIPVGIAGTNDIYPPKAKFPSFWGRKKITVSFGDPIYLDSNKNKDDNYQNNSLLVIKHNIKHLLEGI, from the coding sequence ATGTTTTATAAAATAGCGCGATTTATAGGATATATATTAAGCTTACTATTTTGGCCTATTGAAATAAGGGGTGGAAACGATTTTCATCATAATGGGCCTTTGATATTAGCTGCTAATCATGTTAGTTATTTAGACCCGATTGCTTTAGCTATAGCATTTAAAAGACAAATATATTTTTTAGCAAAAAAAGAAGTTTTTGACAATCCCTTTTTAGGATTGATTGTTAAAGGACTTGGAGCAATTCCTGTCGACAGAAAAAATGTCAGCCCGGTTACAATAAAAAAAACCTATTCAATTCTAAAAAATGGAAATGTTTTGGGTATTTTTCCTGAAGGTACACGATCATTAAATGGAGAATTATTAGATTTTAATAAAGGAATGATAAAAATTGCATTAAAAACTTCTTCACCCATTATACCTGTTGGCATTGCAGGTACGAATGATATTTACCCGCCTAAAGCAAAATTTCCTTCCTTTTGGGGAAGAAAAAAAATTACGGTTAGTTTTGGCGATCCAATTTATTTAGATTCAAACAAAAATAAAGATGATAATTATCAAAATAATTCATTGTTAGTTATTAAACATAATATAAAGCATTTATTGGAAGGAATATAG
- a CDS encoding 6-bladed beta-propeller, whose amino-acid sequence MINKLKTNRFFKYCYFMITIFLLLIGITNNVFAINSDYVIEMTFGVYGENRNEFNYPVCIALDKSDNLYVTDWENDRIQIFNSDGEYIRMIPDENSGYQIDGPVGIALDRNNNIIIVEQHNNCLHKISNDGRSIQIFGEFGSGPGQFDNPRGVVLDENDNIYVVDTGNNRVQVFSNEFELLYIFGREGLGDGEFYYPRGIALDNDNNIYVADTFHHQVQVFTETGEFIERIGTAGNGPGEFDGTRYVDIDEKGNIYITDYRNGKVVQYNSDYDFITEFGNQGDNYSLLLYPEGIAVDQRGYIYVADAGNNRIVKFCISRIIINKKAGIENIEKEEWDKAIQSFQIVLNEDPKDYESRKAIAFAYFENGQYEKAINEYNTILEFLPQDQSIILKAVDAHYELASELAKDSNYKEALGHYKLVINEQPNYPNIKAKYYLTYLKYIYNSIFFRIIFIIILITIVAIFIIPRIASKKKKGGRHYRGRNRF is encoded by the coding sequence ATGATTAATAAACTTAAAACTAATAGATTTTTTAAATATTGTTATTTTATGATTACTATCTTTTTGTTACTGATTGGCATCACTAATAATGTATTTGCTATAAATAGTGATTATGTAATTGAAATGACTTTTGGTGTATATGGGGAGAATAGAAACGAATTTAACTACCCGGTTTGTATTGCTTTAGATAAAAGTGATAATTTATATGTTACTGATTGGGAAAATGATAGAATACAGATTTTTAATAGTGATGGTGAATATATACGGATGATACCAGATGAAAATAGTGGCTATCAAATAGATGGTCCAGTAGGTATTGCATTGGACCGAAATAACAATATTATCATTGTAGAGCAACACAATAATTGCTTACATAAAATATCAAATGATGGAAGGTCTATTCAGATTTTTGGAGAATTCGGGAGTGGTCCTGGACAATTTGATAATCCAAGAGGTGTGGTGCTTGATGAAAATGATAATATATATGTTGTAGATACTGGAAATAACAGAGTACAGGTATTCTCAAATGAATTTGAATTATTGTATATTTTTGGGAGAGAAGGTCTGGGTGATGGAGAATTTTATTATCCCAGAGGTATAGCTCTTGATAATGATAACAATATATATGTTGCAGATACTTTTCACCATCAAGTGCAGGTATTTACCGAAACAGGAGAATTCATTGAACGCATAGGTACTGCTGGTAACGGGCCTGGAGAGTTTGACGGTACAAGATATGTTGATATTGATGAAAAAGGCAATATCTATATCACTGACTATAGAAACGGCAAAGTAGTACAGTACAATAGTGATTATGATTTTATTACAGAATTTGGGAATCAGGGGGATAATTATTCTTTATTATTATACCCAGAGGGAATCGCCGTAGACCAAAGAGGCTATATTTATGTTGCTGACGCAGGAAATAATAGAATTGTTAAATTTTGTATTTCAAGAATTATTATAAATAAAAAAGCAGGCATTGAAAATATTGAAAAAGAAGAATGGGATAAAGCAATTCAATCATTTCAAATTGTTTTAAATGAAGATCCAAAAGATTATGAATCAAGAAAAGCAATTGCCTTTGCATATTTCGAGAATGGCCAATACGAGAAAGCAATAAATGAATATAATACAATCTTAGAATTTTTACCCCAGGATCAAAGTATTATTTTAAAAGCTGTTGATGCGCACTATGAATTAGCATCCGAATTAGCTAAGGATTCTAATTATAAAGAAGCATTAGGACATTATAAACTTGTAATAAACGAACAACCCAATTATCCAAATATAAAAGCAAAATATTATTTAACTTATTTAAAGTATATATATAATTCCATATTTTTTAGAATTATTTTCATAATTATTCTAATTACCATAGTGGCAATATTTATAATACCAAGAATAGCAAGTAAAAAGAAAAAAGGTGGCAGGCATTACCGGGGTAGAAATAGATTTTAA
- the amrB gene encoding AmmeMemoRadiSam system protein B, which produces MESIRKATVAGSFYDSDKASLLNQLKYCFLHEIGPQKLPESKKIYQNKSKIKGIVSPHAGFIFSGPIAAHNYYYLSFEKIPQTIIIIGPNHRGLGEEISIMPAGYWNTPLGSIEIDEKTVKKILANDKKNIIKEDIQAHVFEHSIEVQLPFLQFIYPNNTFKIIPICITNQKLSLMKYLADTIFGSIENTDCLFIASSDFTHYESQSNAKRKDISAIEKIINMDSDAFYENIKTNSASICGYGPIAIVMEICKKNGIEKGELLKYATSGDVYGMNEQVVGYASIIFR; this is translated from the coding sequence ATGGAAAGCATCAGAAAGGCTACTGTTGCAGGTTCATTTTATGATTCTGATAAGGCTTCCTTGTTAAATCAACTAAAATATTGTTTTTTACATGAAATCGGTCCCCAAAAATTACCAGAATCTAAGAAAATATATCAAAATAAGAGTAAAATAAAAGGGATTGTCTCTCCACATGCAGGTTTTATTTTTTCAGGACCTATTGCCGCACATAATTATTATTATTTATCTTTTGAAAAAATACCCCAAACCATAATAATAATTGGTCCTAATCATCGAGGCCTGGGTGAAGAAATATCAATTATGCCTGCTGGCTATTGGAATACACCCCTAGGCTCTATCGAGATAGATGAAAAAACTGTAAAAAAAATACTTGCTAATGACAAAAAAAATATTATAAAAGAGGATATACAGGCACATGTTTTTGAGCATTCAATTGAAGTTCAGTTACCCTTTCTACAGTTTATTTATCCAAACAATACATTCAAAATAATACCAATATGCATCACAAACCAAAAATTAAGTTTAATGAAATATTTGGCAGATACAATATTTGGGAGTATAGAAAATACAGATTGCCTTTTTATTGCTAGCTCAGACTTCACTCACTATGAATCTCAGAGTAATGCAAAACGGAAAGACATTAGTGCTATTGAGAAGATAATAAATATGGATAGTGATGCATTTTATGAAAATATAAAAACGAATAGTGCATCTATATGTGGTTATGGACCAATTGCCATAGTCATGGAAATATGTAAAAAAAATGGAATAGAAAAAGGAGAATTATTAAAATATGCAACCTCAGGTGATGTTTACGGAATGAATGAACAAGTTGTCGGATATGCTTCAATAATATTCCGATAG
- a CDS encoding MTH938/NDUFAF3 family protein → MNIINSYIFGKITVNGYIYFSDIIISPNNVQSDWHRGKRHYLSFNDIYSIIERKPDVLIIGTGMFGLMRVDNNMIEDLIERGVHNIIIEKTKQACILYNKEKTRKKVAVLHITC, encoded by the coding sequence ATGAATATTATAAATAGTTATATTTTTGGTAAAATTACTGTTAATGGATATATCTATTTCTCGGATATAATTATTTCACCGAACAATGTTCAAAGTGATTGGCATCGGGGGAAAAGACATTATTTAAGTTTCAATGATATTTATAGCATAATCGAACGTAAACCAGATGTATTAATAATTGGAACGGGAATGTTTGGTCTGATGCGAGTAGATAATAACATGATAGAAGATTTAATAGAGAGGGGAGTTCATAATATAATTATTGAAAAAACTAAGCAGGCTTGTATTTTGTATAATAAAGAAAAAACAAGAAAAAAAGTAGCTGTGTTACACATAACCTGCTAA
- a CDS encoding cyclase family protein: protein MLIDLTLKITPKMILDAHENDKKALPGHLGTHFDVMNKEFPLEYLERDAIVFDVSTVDKNKEISTEDIILNKIETNMFVAFYTGFMENEKYGGRKYFTEHPQLSDELIEELIKKEISIIGIDFAGIKRGNDHTPKDQYCSDRGIFIVENLCNLYKILNGNKSKIFLAYTFPLNYTNMTGLPCRVVAKI from the coding sequence ATGTTAATTGATTTAACTTTAAAAATAACACCTAAAATGATTTTAGATGCACATGAAAACGATAAAAAAGCATTACCCGGGCATTTAGGCACACATTTTGATGTAATGAATAAAGAGTTTCCTTTAGAGTATCTGGAAAGAGATGCAATTGTTTTTGATGTTAGTACTGTTGATAAAAATAAGGAGATTAGTACAGAAGATATTATATTAAATAAGATAGAAACAAATATGTTTGTCGCTTTTTATACAGGTTTTATGGAAAATGAAAAATATGGTGGTAGAAAATATTTTACTGAACACCCACAGCTATCTGATGAACTTATTGAAGAATTAATTAAAAAAGAAATATCAATTATTGGAATAGATTTTGCAGGAATTAAACGTGGAAATGATCATACTCCAAAGGATCAATATTGTTCAGACAGAGGAATTTTTATTGTTGAAAACCTTTGTAATTTATATAAAATACTCAATGGGAATAAAAGTAAAATATTTTTAGCATATACATTCCCATTAAATTATACTAATATGACCGGTTTGCCGTGCAGGGTTGTAGCAAAAATATAA
- the miaA gene encoding tRNA (adenosine(37)-N6)-dimethylallyltransferase MiaA, which translates to MILKNNKIIIITGPTGVGKTSISVNIAQYMPEIEIISADSMQIYNNLNIGTDKPNHDILSKYVHHCIDLVEPTEIFNVMRYSHYAMQCIKNIYKNNKKPLIVGGSGLYIKSIIDPIFEGPGSNAIIRSKLTLLARNKGNEYLYNELRKKDAEYAKKISINDTKRIIRALEVFYLTGKTLSDFHKKNILDPQKSKYNFYIICIYMNRKKLYTKINQRVDRMIDEGLIEETRALIDKYGDEKINAIQALGYRQAIKYIRGYITKDEAIQMIKKETRNFAKRQLSWFKNQMPVNLWMNLDEFKNIEESVDNIIKIMKDNGY; encoded by the coding sequence TTGATCTTAAAAAATAATAAAATCATAATTATTACAGGGCCAACTGGTGTTGGTAAAACATCAATATCAGTTAATATCGCACAATATATGCCTGAAATTGAAATAATTTCAGCTGATTCAATGCAAATATACAATAATTTAAATATCGGCACAGATAAGCCAAATCACGATATTTTGAGCAAATACGTTCATCATTGTATAGACCTCGTTGAGCCAACAGAAATTTTTAATGTTATGCGTTATTCTCATTATGCTATGCAATGCATAAAAAATATTTATAAGAATAATAAAAAGCCATTAATAGTAGGTGGATCAGGTCTTTATATCAAATCAATTATAGACCCTATTTTTGAAGGCCCTGGTAGTAATGCCATAATTCGTAGTAAATTAACATTATTAGCAAGAAATAAAGGTAATGAATATTTATATAATGAATTAAGAAAAAAAGATGCAGAATATGCAAAAAAAATAAGTATAAATGATACAAAAAGAATAATCAGGGCATTAGAAGTATTTTACTTAACCGGTAAAACACTATCAGATTTTCATAAAAAGAACATTTTAGATCCACAAAAATCAAAATATAATTTTTATATTATATGTATTTATATGAATAGAAAAAAACTCTACACAAAAATAAATCAACGTGTAGATAGAATGATAGATGAAGGGCTTATTGAGGAAACGAGAGCACTAATTGATAAATATGGAGATGAAAAAATAAATGCAATCCAAGCTTTAGGTTATAGACAAGCTATAAAATATATTCGTGGATATATAACAAAAGATGAAGCCATACAAATGATAAAAAAAGAAACACGTAATTTTGCAAAAAGACAGTTAAGCTGGTTTAAAAACCAAATGCCGGTTAACCTTTGGATGAATCTGGATGAATTTAAGAACATAGAAGAGAGTGTAGATAATATTATAAAAATAATGAAAGATAATGGGTATTAA
- the miaB gene encoding tRNA (N6-isopentenyl adenosine(37)-C2)-methylthiotransferase MiaB, producing the protein MFKYYIKTFGCQMNVNDSEIIAGQMEQMNFTMTSEMNEADIIIFNTCCVRKKVEHKIYSMAGKVSQIKEKKPGVIFGICGCLAQKEAENIQIKVPSVDLIFGPSQSSSFADIFRLYYSNKNKIIYCDNRKPFRLNNISIKYTNNISAFVQIMKGCNNFCSYCIVPYTRGPEESRPIGEILSEVNHLARNGYKEIFLLGQNVNSYGNDIPNHCDFLTLLSEINRINDIKRIRFTTSHPKDFNINLIKTIKNGKNICEHIHLPMQSGSDNILSRMNRKYSMKEYNNIIKQIRKIIPNASITTDVMVGFPGETNEDFENTIRAFEKIKFDSAYTFIYSNREKTLSSFFSNQIDLQTKKKRLWKLIEIQKNISININKQLIGEILEILVDSKSRKGIEYQYCGKTRTNKIVIFSVNNNNFLDNDKNNIIGKLAYCKIKHADAYTLYGELVDLKK; encoded by the coding sequence ATGTTCAAATATTATATTAAAACATTTGGCTGTCAAATGAATGTAAACGATTCAGAAATAATTGCCGGGCAGATGGAACAAATGAATTTCACAATGACTTCCGAAATGAATGAAGCCGATATTATTATTTTTAACACTTGTTGCGTCAGAAAAAAAGTTGAACATAAAATCTATAGTATGGCTGGCAAAGTAAGCCAGATAAAAGAGAAAAAACCAGGTGTTATATTTGGTATCTGTGGATGTTTAGCACAAAAGGAGGCTGAAAATATTCAAATAAAAGTGCCTTCAGTAGACTTGATATTTGGTCCATCACAGTCTTCTTCATTTGCAGATATTTTTAGACTATATTATTCAAATAAGAATAAAATTATATATTGTGACAATCGTAAGCCTTTTCGGTTAAACAATATCAGTATAAAATATACTAACAATATCTCAGCTTTTGTACAAATAATGAAAGGTTGCAACAATTTTTGTTCTTATTGTATAGTTCCTTATACCCGTGGTCCCGAAGAAAGCCGTCCTATTGGGGAAATATTGTCTGAAGTTAATCATTTAGCAAGGAATGGTTATAAAGAAATATTTTTATTAGGACAAAATGTTAATTCTTATGGTAATGATATCCCTAATCATTGTGATTTTTTAACTTTATTATCAGAAATAAATAGAATTAATGATATAAAAAGAATTAGGTTTACTACTTCTCATCCCAAAGATTTTAACATTAACCTGATAAAGACTATAAAAAATGGCAAAAATATTTGTGAGCATATTCATCTTCCTATGCAATCTGGCTCTGATAATATACTAAGTAGAATGAATAGAAAATATAGCATGAAAGAATACAATAATATAATAAAGCAAATCAGAAAAATCATACCTAACGCAAGCATTACTACAGATGTAATGGTTGGATTCCCCGGAGAAACAAATGAGGATTTTGAAAATACTATTAGGGCTTTTGAAAAAATCAAATTTGATTCTGCTTATACCTTTATCTATTCAAATAGAGAAAAAACACTTTCATCTTTTTTTTCTAATCAAATTGATCTTCAAACCAAAAAGAAACGTTTATGGAAATTAATAGAAATTCAGAAAAATATTTCAATCAACATTAATAAGCAATTGATAGGGGAAATTTTAGAGATATTAGTAGATAGTAAATCCAGAAAGGGAATAGAATATCAGTATTGTGGAAAAACAAGAACAAATAAGATAGTTATTTTCTCAGTAAATAATAATAATTTTCTTGATAATGATAAAAATAATATAATTGGGAAATTGGCATATTGCAAAATAAAACATGCAGATGCTTATACATTATATGGAGAGCTCGTTGATCTTAAAAAATAA